In the Mauremys mutica isolate MM-2020 ecotype Southern chromosome 13, ASM2049712v1, whole genome shotgun sequence genome, one interval contains:
- the LOC123348893 gene encoding olfactory receptor 14A16-like codes for MSNQTTLTEFLLLGFSDVRELQIFHFALFLLIYLAALMGNLLIITAVALNPHLQTPMYFFLANLSILDFGSISVTIPKSMANSLMNTRVISYPGCVTQVFLFFLFTATDLALLTIMAYDRYVAICQPLHYESVMNRRACVQLAASAWITGIVYSVLHTGNTFRLPFCQSNDIIQFFCEIPQLLKITCSDSYLSEVGLLAFSVFLSLNCFVFIIVSYGQIFKTVLRIPSEQGRHKAFSTCLPHITVVSLLLFTGMFAYLKPTSSSASGLDLVVGVLYSLVPPVMNPIIYSMRNKEIKAALKKLIVWKLFTKS; via the coding sequence atgtccaaccaaaccactctgaccgagttccttctcctgggattctctgacgttcgggagctgcagatttttcaCTTTGCGTTATTCCTGCTGATTTACCTGGCAGCCCtgatggggaatcttctcatcatcacagccgTAGCCCTCAACCCCCATCTTCAAAcacccatgtacttcttcctggcgAATCTGTCCATCCTAGACTTCGGCTCCATCTCTGTtaccatccccaaatccatggccaattcTCTCATGAACACCAGGGTGATTTCTTATCCAGGATGTGTCACCCAAgtctttctctttttcctcttcacTGCAACTGATCTTGCCTTACTCACCATCATGGCGTATGACCGATATGTCGcaatctgccaaccactgcactatgagagtgtgatgaacaggagagcttgtgtccaactggcagccagtgcctggattacTGGTATTGTCTACTCTGTCCTGCACACTGGCAACACCTTCAGGTTACCCTTCTGCCAGTCCAATGACATCatccagttcttctgtgaaatcccccaacTACTCAAGATCACCTGCTCTGACTCATACCTCAGTGAAGTTGGGCTTCTTGCCTTTAGTGTGTTTTTAAGTTTAAACTGCTTTGTTTTCATTATTGTGTCTTATGGTCAGATCTTCAAAACtgtgctgagaatcccctctgagcagggccggcataaagccttctccacctgccttcctcacatcactgtggtctctttgttgcttttcactGGCATgtttgcctacctgaaacccacctccagctcagcatCAGGTCTGGACCTTGTGGTGGGTGTTCTCTATTCCCTGGTGCCTCCAGTGATGAAtccgatcatctacagcatgaggaacaaggagatcaaagctgcATTGAAGAAACTGATTGTGTGGAAGTTATTCACCAAGAGTTAA